A stretch of the bacterium genome encodes the following:
- a CDS encoding 2Fe-2S iron-sulfur cluster binding domain-containing protein, with protein MPQMTFVSYDGSDKKTVDAPLGLSVLEVAHKHGIDLEGACEGSLACSTCHVIVDPAWYGKLATAEDAEEDMLDLAFGLESTSRLGCQIIMSEELDGLTVRLPGGTRNNM; from the coding sequence ATGCCCCAGATGACCTTCGTCAGCTATGACGGAAGCGACAAGAAAACCGTGGATGCCCCGCTGGGCCTTTCCGTGCTCGAAGTGGCGCACAAGCACGGCATTGATCTGGAAGGCGCCTGCGAAGGCTCGCTCGCCTGCTCCACCTGCCACGTGATTGTCGATCCAGCCTGGTACGGCAAGCTTGCCACCGCCGAGGATGCCGAGGAAGACATGCTGGACCTCGCCTTCGGGCTGGAATCCACTTCCCGCCTGGGCTGCCAGATCATCATGAGTGAGGAACTGGACGGCCTGACCGTGCGCCTGCCCGGCGGCACACGCAATAACATGTAA